A single region of the Fimbriimonadaceae bacterium genome encodes:
- a CDS encoding class I SAM-dependent methyltransferase has product MPKRAEQPTIDDVYFSAVLAKPVHPIYHTLEPFLPKQGLALELGCGVGNGALWLADKGLNVIAIDASAEAVDILKGRLQDRTNITVKTATMEKMPFPKADVVVAAFCLFMLSPEDFAKVWRKIKRALKPGGIFMGELLGPNDEWASNSLTHSRQEVSRLLRGMERIHFEEVERDGKTVQGDLKHWHVFHLIARKPAKQESNR; this is encoded by the coding sequence ATGCCCAAACGCGCCGAGCAGCCAACGATTGACGATGTTTACTTCAGCGCAGTGCTCGCCAAACCCGTCCACCCGATCTACCATACGCTGGAGCCCTTTCTGCCAAAGCAGGGGCTTGCGTTGGAACTGGGCTGCGGAGTGGGAAATGGCGCACTTTGGCTCGCCGACAAGGGCCTCAACGTCATCGCTATCGACGCCTCAGCAGAGGCTGTGGATATCCTCAAGGGCCGATTACAAGACCGCACAAACATCACCGTGAAGACTGCCACGATGGAGAAGATGCCCTTCCCGAAGGCCGATGTCGTGGTTGCCGCTTTTTGTCTTTTCATGCTGAGCCCAGAGGACTTCGCGAAGGTTTGGCGCAAGATCAAACGTGCCCTTAAACCGGGAGGGATTTTCATGGGCGAGCTGCTTGGCCCGAACGACGAGTGGGCGTCGAACAGTCTCACCCACTCTCGCCAAGAAGTGAGCCGTCTTTTACGTGGGATGGAGAGGATCCATTTTGAAGAAGTGGAACGCGACGGCAAGACGGTGCAAGGGGATTTGAAGCACTGGCACGTGTTTCATCTGATCGCCCGCAAGCCAGCAAAGCAGGAATCTAACCGCTAA